A stretch of DNA from Pseudomonas sp. HN11:
GGCGTGGACCCTGAAACGCGTGCCTTCAGCCCGGGCAGCGTGCTGAGTTTTCTGAACACCCAGAGTGCCTGGGCGCAGGCGCGTGAAGCCGGTAAACCGCTGCGCTTTTCCTTCGGGCGTGCCGACCGTGAATACAAGGACCGTTGGTGCAACCCTGTACCGGTGCTGACGGTATGAGCCGCAAACAGCAATTACTCAAGCGCCATCGACGCAACAAGCGCGTCGGTCTGTTGATTGGCTTGGTGCTGCTGGTGGTGATCGGTGTCTGGGTGGCCTGGTGGTTGCCGTTGGTGCTCGGCGTGCTGGCGTGGATCGCCCATGAGGCGTGGTTTGCCGATCATTTGTTTTATGCGCCCAATGAGGATTATCAGTATCGCTTTTCGGCGGATGCCGAAGTGGTGGGCGTTCGTCTCGACGGCGGACGGCTGCTGCTTGACTCGCCGCTGGACGCGGATACGACGCTGGTGTTGGCGATCCGGGTCAGAAGCCGTTGGTTGGGGCGCTTCCTGGACCCTGCCGTTGAGATTCTGGGTGGCGTCAGTCCCGATCGACAGGCATTCGAGCGCGGTGTGAATGGCGTTCGCTATCTCAACCTCAGTGGCTTGGCCCTGGCTTTGTCGGCAGGCGAGCTGCAGTTGCGCACACGTTATTGCCGGTTGCTGGATGCACCCCGTTTGTGGTCCTGGGCGACGCCTGATTACTCGGCGCAACGGGTGATGGTCATCGCCCCCCATGCTGACGATGCGGAACTCGCCGCTTTCGGGCTCTACGGGCGGGCCGACAAACCCTGGGTCGTCACCCTCACCGCCGGTGAAATCGAAGCTGAACACTATCAGCAAATGGGCCTGGACCCGGTCGAAGCGTCACGCATCAAGGGGCGTCTGCGTGCCTGGGACAGCATCGCCGTACCTCGCTGGGCCGGGGTGCCCGAGGCGCATTGCGTGCAATTGGGTTACTTCTGCCTGCAATTGCCGGCAATGCGCGCGACGCCGGATCAGCCGGTCGCTTCGCGCGAAGCGAACCTCTCGGATATCCGCCTGTTCCGCCGGTTCAACCCGTTTGCGCTGCCCGCTGACCAGGATGGCCTACCCACCTGGAACAACCTGTTGGCCGACTTGCGCCAATTGCTGCTCACGGCACGTCCCGAAGTGATTGTATTACCCCATCCGGTTCTCGACCCTCACCCGGACCACATCTGTGCGCAACAAGCGGTCGCCGAGGCGCTGCAGGGGCTGGAATGGCAACCGACCACTGTGTTGGGCTACGCCAACCACCTGCATGACAACGACCGTTGGCCCATGGGCGATGCGGGGGCGGGCATTGCGTTGCCACCGCAGTTCGACGATGGGATGGAATTGACGCCGTGCAGTCTATCGCTGTCGCTGGAGGAGCAGCGGGACAAGGCCATGGCGTTGGGGATGATGCATGATCTGCAACCGGCGCCGCCGTTCAAGCGTCGTGTGCGGCGCTGGCTGCAGCGTTTACTGGCGGGGCGCGCGCCGTCGCCATACGGTGAGAATGAATTTTTCCGTAAAGCCGTACGACGGCATGAGTTGTTCTGGCGTTTGGGAAAGGAAAAGTAATGAAAGTCTTGTTTCTGGTGCAGAAAGAACAGCGCGCCATCCTGGACCGTTTGTACGAAGGTGTGGCCGAGCATTGCGACTGTGATATCCGCTGGCTGAGCAGTGACGAGCAACGCAACCTGCGCGGTTACTTCCGGCGCGAAGTCGACGTGACCCGCTACGATCGTATTGTGTTCTTCCTGCGCTTCAAGCAGGAAATCCGCCAGGTCGCGTTTATCCGCACGATCCCGAACCTGGTGATCCTCGAGCACGATGCTTATCAGAACTATATTCCCTGCAAGTACACCGGCAAGTTCAGCGCTCATTACCGCCGCTTGCCGTGGGCGCGGGTAATCAGCTCCGGCCATATGGTGACCGAGCGCCTGCGTGCGGAAGGCTTTGACGCGGTTTTCGTGCCCAAGGGCTATGACCAGGCGCTGCTGCAGCCACAGGACCGTGAGCGCGATATCGAACTGGCGTTTGTCGGCAGCACCAATAGCGTGGCCTATAGCGGTCGCAAGGCGTTGCTCGATGAATTGTCACAGGTGGAGCCTCTGGTCGTAACGCGCACCAAGTCCGGTGAAGAGTACTGCGCGACGCTCAACCGCATCCGGTTTTTCGTCAGTGCCGATGTGGGCATGGGCGAGTATATGATCAAGAACTTCGAAGCCATGGCCTGCGGCTGCGTGCTGCTGGCGTTCGACCAAGGCGCTGAGGAAAACGCGGCACTCGGGTTCAAGGACATGGTCAACGTAGTGTTCTACAGGGACATCCCGCACTTGCAGGAAAAGCTCGCGGTGTTGCGGTCCAACCCGCAACTGGCCGTCGATATTGCCCGCAGTGGGCAGGACCTGGCCGTCAGCCAGTTCAGTTTTGCGCGTATCGGCGAACGTATTGTAGAAGTGCTTCACCCGCCTCTGCGACCGCGCGCGCCATTGAGACTTTTGGAAAGGTTGCGTCTGAAGCTGGGCGTTTGATATCGGCTAAATGGCTGCGGATGATAGCCATATGATATTATCGAGGCTTAAATGCGGTTCTCTGATCAAAGTGACATAACGCTTGTAGTCACCAGCTGTGGTCGTTTTGACCTGCTGGAGCGTACGCTCAAGAGCTTTGACCTTTTCAACACCGCAGATATACGCGAAGTCTTCATTACTGAGGACTCCGGTGATGAAGCGGTTCGCCGCGCAATTCCCGAGCACTGGAACAGTCATTGCACTTTCTTTATCAATCGTCCAAAGCTTGGGCAGCTGGCATCCATCGACTTGGCATACGGAGCGGTCAAGACGTCTTATATCTTTCATTGCGAAGACGATTGGGCGTTTTATCGACCAGGGTTTGTCGAGGATTCCAAGACCGTACTCGAGCAGCGCCCGGATATTCTTCAAGTCTGGTTGCGCAACTACGTTTATGACCTGCAGGTGCACAGCCCCTATATCCATCTGGGGCCACGCGAGCTGATTGGTGGCGTGCCTTGCTATTCTTTGTTGTCTGATAAGCCGGAGTGGCAGGGATTCTCCTTGAACCCGGGCTTACGGCGCATCAAGGAATATTGGTTGTGTGCCCCTTATGCCGGGTTCGGAGGGGAAAAAGGGCTTTCCAAGCGTTACGCGCAGCTCAACCTGGCCGCTGTGACGCTGGAAGGCGATGCGGTCTTGCATACCGGTTTCGGTTTGCATGTGGCCACGGCGTCGGAGCGTTTGCACAAGGCGAGGCGTAAGCGACGAGAGCGAATCAAACTGGTGTTCGCGCTGGTACTGGGGGCCGCAATCGGCTGGTTGATCGGTTAGTGACACGCAACAAGCCAACACCCTACCGCAAAGGTCATTTTTTCGATGAGTATCCTCAACATTATGTGGGCCGGTGGTGCTGCATTCGCTTCGGTGCAGAAGGTTCACCAGCAGATACTTTCCCACGCCGTCACCCGTGCACCGATTGACACGTGGTTGCTTCAAGGCAGTGCGCCCAGCGGTGAGCAGGCTGTCGAATGGAAACTTTCTTCTGCCCGGTTAAAAGGCCGCCACCTCTGGAAATTGATGACGCCGTGGATACGTGCGCGTTTTCAGAAGGCGCTGCCTGAAAATCTTGAAGTTGCATTGCTGGATGGCATTGGCGTCGCGCGGGTGATGTTGCCGGTACTCAAGCGCTTGCCGCAGGTACGGGTGGTTGTGGTTTTTCATGGCGCCACGCGTTTGCGTCGGGCTGATCAGAAGCTGCTTGAGCAGTTTTCAGCCACGCAATTGACGCTTGCGGCGGTGTCAAAAACCCTTGCACAGTCCCTTGAGCGCTACTTGAAACGGCCTGTGGAGGTG
This window harbors:
- a CDS encoding PIG-L deacetylase family protein, with the translated sequence MSRKQQLLKRHRRNKRVGLLIGLVLLVVIGVWVAWWLPLVLGVLAWIAHEAWFADHLFYAPNEDYQYRFSADAEVVGVRLDGGRLLLDSPLDADTTLVLAIRVRSRWLGRFLDPAVEILGGVSPDRQAFERGVNGVRYLNLSGLALALSAGELQLRTRYCRLLDAPRLWSWATPDYSAQRVMVIAPHADDAELAAFGLYGRADKPWVVTLTAGEIEAEHYQQMGLDPVEASRIKGRLRAWDSIAVPRWAGVPEAHCVQLGYFCLQLPAMRATPDQPVASREANLSDIRLFRRFNPFALPADQDGLPTWNNLLADLRQLLLTARPEVIVLPHPVLDPHPDHICAQQAVAEALQGLEWQPTTVLGYANHLHDNDRWPMGDAGAGIALPPQFDDGMELTPCSLSLSLEEQRDKAMALGMMHDLQPAPPFKRRVRRWLQRLLAGRAPSPYGENEFFRKAVRRHELFWRLGKEK
- a CDS encoding glycosyltransferase family protein produces the protein MKVLFLVQKEQRAILDRLYEGVAEHCDCDIRWLSSDEQRNLRGYFRREVDVTRYDRIVFFLRFKQEIRQVAFIRTIPNLVILEHDAYQNYIPCKYTGKFSAHYRRLPWARVISSGHMVTERLRAEGFDAVFVPKGYDQALLQPQDRERDIELAFVGSTNSVAYSGRKALLDELSQVEPLVVTRTKSGEEYCATLNRIRFFVSADVGMGEYMIKNFEAMACGCVLLAFDQGAEENAALGFKDMVNVVFYRDIPHLQEKLAVLRSNPQLAVDIARSGQDLAVSQFSFARIGERIVEVLHPPLRPRAPLRLLERLRLKLGV
- a CDS encoding glycosyltransferase family 2 protein, coding for MRFSDQSDITLVVTSCGRFDLLERTLKSFDLFNTADIREVFITEDSGDEAVRRAIPEHWNSHCTFFINRPKLGQLASIDLAYGAVKTSYIFHCEDDWAFYRPGFVEDSKTVLEQRPDILQVWLRNYVYDLQVHSPYIHLGPRELIGGVPCYSLLSDKPEWQGFSLNPGLRRIKEYWLCAPYAGFGGEKGLSKRYAQLNLAAVTLEGDAVLHTGFGLHVATASERLHKARRKRRERIKLVFALVLGAAIGWLIG